In Plasmodium cynomolgi strain B DNA, scaffold: 1196, whole genome shotgun sequence, the genomic window GTGATAAACATACACGTAGAGATCATATAAAATCTATAGAATCAGAAGCTGTACCATATCATACAAATAATGGTAGGTATTTAAGTTCACTTAGTAAGGATACACTTGATACCATATAAATAgtgaattttgtttttttagtgttatcaataattattgttatatacgctcttctttatatatttataaagtttataaaatacacaaGAT contains:
- a CDS encoding hypothetical protein (putative); amino-acid sequence: MLRCFFNEYNPLIKNWCLSSYRDKHTRRDHIKSIESEAVPYHTNNGRYLSSLMLSIIIVIYALLYIFIKFIKYTRLKVGKGNTDIKEYYGFCKELIRAK